The following nucleotide sequence is from Longimicrobiaceae bacterium.
GACGTCGCCGAAGCCCTCCAGGTGCTCCTCGCCGATAGAGGTGATGATGCCCACGTCCGGCTCCACGATGGCCGTCAGCACCTCGATCTCGCCCGGCTCGTTCGTCCCCATCTCCACCACTGCGACGTCCGCGTCGTCCGGGATCGACAGCAGCGTGAGGGGAACGCCCACTTGATTGTTCAGATTGGCTTCCGTCGCGTGCACGCGCAGGGTCGATCCGAGGGCGGCGCGCAGCAGCTCCTTCGTGGTCGTCTTCCCGTTGCTGCCGGCCACTCCGACGACCTTTCCGCCGAACGCGCGGCGGCGGTGGCGGCCCAGGCGGCCCAGCGCGGTGCGCGTGTCGGTGTCCGCCACGAAGAGGCGCATTCCCTCCGGCGCGTCTACAGGGACGCGGCTGACGACGGCGGCGGTGGCGCCCGCATCTGCCGCCTGGCCGAGGAAATCGTGCGCGTCGAAGCTGGCGCCGCTGAGGGCCACGAAAAGGCTGCCCGCCGTGATCTTCCGCGTGTCGGTCGATACGCCCGCGTACGTGGTCTCTGCATCTTCCGGAGATGCGTCCAGGCCCAGCGCGCGGGCCACCTCTGCCGCCGTCCAGCGGAATTCCGCCACGCCCCTACCCCTCCCGTTCCGCTGCAAATGTTTTCCGCCCGGCAAGGAGTTCGCGAATCACCTCCCGCTCGTCGAACGGAAGCTTCTCGGTGCCGCGGATCTGGTAGGTCTCGTGGCCCTTGCCCGCGAGCAGGACGAGGTCGTCCCGGCCCCCTTCGTTGAGGGCGTGGGCGATGGCCTCCCTGCGATCGGTAAGCCGGACGCGCGGTGCATCTCCCATGCCGCGTTCGATGTCGTCGGCGATGGCTTCCGGGTCCTCGGTGCGGGGGTTGTCGGAGGTCACGATGGCGAGGTCCGCAAGGGCCGCGGCGACGCGTCCCATCTCCGGACGTTTCCCCTTGTCGCGGTCCCCGCCCGCCCCGAAGACGACGATCAGGCGGCCCCGGACCAGGGGGCGAACGGCGAGCAGCGCGCGCTCCAGCGCATCGGGCGTGTGCGCGTAATCGACCAGCGTCGTCACCGCGTCCGGCGGGCCGACCACGCGCTCCAGGCGGCCGGGGACCTGCGGCAGCGTGGCGAGCCCGGCGGCGATCTCGTCCGCCTTCCAGCCCATGCTCCACAGCGCGGCGGCGGCGCCCAGCGAGTTCGCCACGTTGTAGCCGCCGAAGAGGGGGAGCGCGACGGGCGCCGAGCCGTCCGGCGTCTCCAGCGTCCACTCCATCCCGCCCTCGCCCACGCGGACGTCCAGCGCCCGCACATCTGCCGGGCGGTCGATGCCGAAGCGGACGATGCGCGGCGCATCTACCGAGTCCCACGCGGGATCGTCGGCGTTGAGCACGGCGGCGGCGCCGGGCTTGAGGAGGCCGACGAGGCCCAGCTTCGCCTCGCGGTACTCCTCCATCGTCGCGTGGTAGTCCAGGTGGTCGCGCGTGAGGTTCGTGAACAGCGCCGCGTCGAACCGCGCCGCCGCCGCCCGGCCCTGGTGCAGCGCGTGCGACGAGACCTCCATCGCCACGCCGCGCACGCCGTCATCCGCCAGCCCACGCAGCCAGCGGGCGAGGTCCACCGGCCCGGGCGTCGTCAGCCCCTCCGTCCCCTCGACCACCTTCCCGTCCGGCCCCACGGCGCCCAGCGTGCCGATCGAAGCGGCGGGCATCCGCGTGGACAGGAGATGGCGGAGGATGGCCGCCGTCGTGGTCTTCCCGTTCGTGCCGGTGATGCCGACCAGAGCCAGCTCGTTCCACGGGTCGCCGAAGAACTCCGCCGCCGCGTACGAGGCCGCCAATCGACCGTCCGTCACCTGGATCTGCCGGAGATCGACCTCCTCCGACGCACGCTCAACCGTCGCCCCCGCGGCGCCTTTCGCGGCCACGTCGGGGAGGAAGCGGTGCCCATCTCCCGTCGTCCCGCTCACGGCGCAGAAGAGCCAGCCGGGGCCGATCTGCCGCGAGTCGGACGAGAGGTCGTCCACGTTCACCTCGTCCAGCAGCCCGCCGCGGACGCCCGCGAGCAGCCCTTCGCGCTCCAGGCGCTCCGCGATCTGCGAGAGAGGAACGGAGCGCGCCATCAGCGGCTCCTCCCCACGAGCGTCACCGTCGCGCCGCGCGAGCCCATCGCCCCCGCAGCGGGAAGCGTGGAGGCGACGTCGCCGCCGCCCTGGAGGCGCACGTGGAAGCCGAGGGCGTGCATCCGCCGCGCGGCGTCGCGCAGGGAGAGGCCGGCCACATTCGGCACGGGGACGGAAGATGCGGGCGCGTCGCCGTCCGGCGCGGGCGCCTTCGGAGAGAGGAAGACGTAGGTGCCTTCGGTGCCCGACGGAGCCGCGGGCTGGTCATCCGCCGGAACCGCCGTCGCCGCCGCCATCTGGTGCACCGGCAGGCGGGAGGCGAGTAGGCTGCGGCCGTCCA
It contains:
- a CDS encoding UDP-N-acetylmuramoyl-L-alanyl-D-glutamate--2,6-diaminopimelate ligase; this translates as MARSVPLSQIAERLEREGLLAGVRGGLLDEVNVDDLSSDSRQIGPGWLFCAVSGTTGDGHRFLPDVAAKGAAGATVERASEEVDLRQIQVTDGRLAASYAAAEFFGDPWNELALVGITGTNGKTTTAAILRHLLSTRMPAASIGTLGAVGPDGKVVEGTEGLTTPGPVDLARWLRGLADDGVRGVAMEVSSHALHQGRAAAARFDAALFTNLTRDHLDYHATMEEYREAKLGLVGLLKPGAAAVLNADDPAWDSVDAPRIVRFGIDRPADVRALDVRVGEGGMEWTLETPDGSAPVALPLFGGYNVANSLGAAAALWSMGWKADEIAAGLATLPQVPGRLERVVGPPDAVTTLVDYAHTPDALERALLAVRPLVRGRLIVVFGAGGDRDKGKRPEMGRVAAALADLAIVTSDNPRTEDPEAIADDIERGMGDAPRVRLTDRREAIAHALNEGGRDDLVLLAGKGHETYQIRGTEKLPFDEREVIRELLAGRKTFAAEREG